A window of Salvia splendens isolate huo1 chromosome 8, SspV2, whole genome shotgun sequence genomic DNA:
gtcTAGCCCCATTCTCGCAAGGAAGTCCAacgtggctcggaatttgagttggcgtttgtgTAGgattagttgcgccaccgcttgccgagcgagtgccgggccccatcctgtcccattgaccaatttgattgcttgctctgcatccgactcaatccagattggtagagCGAATTCCTTGGCTATGTTCAAACCGTGGAGCATGGCCAAGAGCTCcgcctctaacgccgagtgtgctTCGAGGGGCGTGCTGAAGgtgacgagcatcttacccaagtggtctcgaatGATCCCTCCAGCCCCTGCTTTGTCGTTCGCTTCATTAAAGGaaccatccgtgttgagctttatccacggctgatccggcggattccatttgattgccatggctaggggtagcaccctgattgccgccgcttgttgaggaatgttgattccaagtttaactcccttccaatgtttcggcttcaagcttccattggacatagaattccgaatgaacatgtggacctgccataccacattttgtggtttaaactgtgtgccttggtggcgactcCTATTTCTCTCCAACCAGATAAACCAAAGAATGAGGTATGgggtggctcggctaagatgctTCTTGTTCGGCTGCTGATATCTCCGCGCCCACACTTCAATTCTcatagggattgtgtcattgatatggaggCGGGGGGACGGGCTTGCGAACCAAGTgtcaaactcactccatactctgcgagctccatgtccctggatgaataggtgttggagggactcgatatccggtcggtgggggcagcattggcacttggaagctagctcaatctcccgccactgaagtttcgtgtcgaCCGGTACGCGGTTGGAGAGGAGCCTCCAGATGAAGATGGCTATGGAAGTAGTGAGACCCGCCTTCCAAACATCGCCCAGTCCCTGAATGAGCGGGTGCTGCCCTCGGATTGTGTCCCATGTCGaggccaccgtgaattccccatgcttagaaaGGGTCCACCTCGGGATGTCCTTTTCACCGTGGAGGATCGGGGTGTTGAGGATGCGATCAATGAAGTGCTGTGGGATGCCGGCCTGATCATGAAGGAGTTGGAGCTTGGGTTCATCCCACGAACCATTCCTAATATACTCCGACACCCGAGTGGTAGGACTCCCCCTTTCATCGAGGCTGAGCTCCCTAAGTGGGGTGTTACCGAGCCAgatgtcatcccaaaaataaatattacctTGGCCCACTAGCCACCTCATATGCGGTTGTGCGAGGGTCCAGGCTCTAGAAAGCCTCCTCCACGTGGTGCTACTCCTGCTCGGTGTTCTTACGGCAAGAGGTGAGGAGTTGGAAGAGTATTTAGCCATCATATATCtcgcccaaagggagttttgctccggGAAGCGCCACCATAGTTTAATGTTGAAGGCACGAAGGACCTCCTTAGTTTTGCGGATCCCGAGTCCCCCTTCATCAGTGCGGAGGCACATTTGGTCCCATCCAATCCAGTGGGTCCGCTTCCTCTCTCTCGTAGAGCCCCAGAAGAATCGAGCCATTTGTTGATCGAGTTGTTTGAGAGTACCGGCGGTAggctcaatggcttggaagatatgcaaggggatcgcttcaagagtgctcttaataagCGTGAGCCTCCCTCCAAAAGATAAATGCCTGTGCGCCCACCCTGAGACTCTTCTTGCAATTTTCTCAcggaggaagaggaacatgtccgtgcgctttaCACCTCGGTAGATGGGGACGCCTAGGTAGAGGAACGGGAAGGCCCCCTAGAAAAACCCCCTTCCGCTTGAATCGAGCTTGCCCATTGCTCATGAAATTCcgcaatgtagaagttgctcttgGCAAGGCTGATTTGTTGGCCTGAGactttttcataattttcaagACAAGCTCTGAGTCGGCGCAAGGAGGTAGCCGCCGCTTGTGTGAATATAATTAAGTCATCCGCAttggctagatggctgatctcgaTACATCTTTTGGCCGAGTATGAGCTTGTCTAGTGCTCGCGACAAGTAGTCCGCTGCTATCACAAACAAGGCGGGGGATATCGGATCGCCTTGGCAGAGACCTCGTGTTGATCTGAAGAAACCCGATGGTGCCCCATTGATAAGAATCGGGAACCAGCACGAGCttatacacctctccataagcgAGATCCATGCGTCCGGGAATCCCATGCGTCGAAGCACCTTAAATAGGAAAGGCCATTGGACCCTGTCGTAGGCTTTGGCCATATCAATCTTCACCgctacattaggcgctggggagcaccgtgcaagctcatggaacatctcttgagcaaGCAGCGCATTATCATTGAGAAGCCGCCCTTTAACAAAGTCGCTTTGGTTTGGGGCAATGACCTGCGgaaggaaaggagagagtcggttcgtgagtaccttggtgatgatcttgttcaggacgttgcaaaggctgatgggtcggtagtcggtccatgactcaggtgacgccttctttgggatgaggACGACGCTTGTGACCGTGATGCTTCGTGGTAGGTACGCCCCCTGAAGAACTGCCCAATAGCTTCCACCACCTCCGGACCCACGATGTTCCaacaggcttgatagaaggtggcagAGAATCCATCGGGTCCGGGTGCGCTATCGCCGGAGATACTGAAGACGGCACTCTTGACCTCTTCCGCGTCTGGTACCTTTGCGATATCTGCAAAATGCTCGTCTGAATGGACTTGCTGGATTAGGTCGGGTCCGGTTCTTTGAGTGCCGAATTGCTAGGCGCGAgaagttgttggaagaagtCCACCGCTGACTTTTTTATATCCTCTTCCTCAGTTAGCTCTTGTCCATTGGCACAGATCAAAGGGATACGCAGCCGGACCcttttttgtttcacccagctttggtagaaccgagTGTTCTTATCACCCTCGGCTAGCCATCTCAGGGCTGCCTTTTGCCGCCAGAAGTCCTCTTCCATTCGCAGCaggaggatgtactcggcaatgtgtttatTGATCGCAGTCCTATTCTCGGGCGTTGGCCTTGCCTCGAACTCGAATTGGGCCAGCTCGATAGCTTCCTCCTTGTCCTTAAGGTTCACATGGATGTTCccgaaaacctctttgttccacttctTTAGAGCTCTTTTAACTCTAGCATGCTTGATTTGGATGTTTAAAAGTCCCCCAGCCCCCGTGGGTTCCTCCCATGCATTCTGTACAACAGCCATAAAAGCCTcgtgtcggatccacatgtttaGGAACCTGAACGCCTTGCCTCCATTGGTAGAGATCGACATCTTGCATCTTGCTAGAACTGGGccgtggtccgaggcaatccttgggaggttcgtaacccgagtggCCTCAAAGACCCTGGTCCAAGCGTCACTAACGAGCA
This region includes:
- the LOC121745898 gene encoding uncharacterized protein LOC121745898, coding for MEPLTTPDPDRFSKALGLSFNGSNTSGKIWLFVEEGATFDIDCDTEQIQHGRLMSHRLTSPLAISAVYAKCTRSERYPLWDRLREIAGPLEGTPWIVGGDFNTILSHRDRIGSDTNRQAEMVDFAETIEDCRLLDPGFDGADFTWAKNGLFERLDRVLVSDAWTRVFEATRVTNLPRIASDHGPVLARCKMSISTNGGKAFRFLNMWIRHEAFMAVVQNAWEEPTGAGGLLNIQIKHARVKRALKKWNKEVFGNIHVNLKDKEEAIELAQFEFEARPTPENRTAINKHIAEYILLLRMEEDFWRQKAALRWLAEGDKNTRFYQSWVKQKRVRLRIPLICANGQELTEEEDIKKSAVDFFQQLLAPSNSALKEPDPT